From the Tautonia marina genome, the window TCTGGGGAGGGAGTCGCCTCTTGCACCATTCCCCGATGGCCGTTGAGCCGAGGCCATTATTACTACCACTGTCAGATTCACGCGAAGCGACAGCTCATCGACCTGATTAACCCCGTCGGTCAGATTGAAGTCGAACGCGGCGATTTCTACCAGAAGGGTGGTCGACTCATGAACGAGGACGGCATGATTTTCGCCGATTTCGACTGGTCGCTCTCGGGTGGCGTACCCTTGGAGGTTAATTTCGATTGACCGTTGACCAAGCAAGGCTCCTCCATCAGGCAGGCTCAAACCAAGGGACAAACCCATTTTCACGAGAGACTTGAAAGCATGTCATACTCCCATAACCTAAAGTTTGTTTTCATCCATATACCAAAGTGCGCCGGAACAAGCATCGAGAAGGCACTACAAGGACAGTGCAAAATTGAGAATATAGGCAAATTCGACCAAGATTTCATTGAAAAAAACAAACTTGGTCTCTCTAGCCGCTTTCATCTCAGTGGGAAGCATTTAGCTGCAAGCGATCTGCGAAAACTGATGGGCGAAGAAATTTTCGACAGCTATTTTTCATTTGCATTTGTTCGGAACCCATTTTCCCGCCTCGTATCTTACTATCATTTTCTGAAACGACACGACTCTCTTGAGCACGAGAAAGCTCAAGTTCGCCTTGCACTGCACGCCAACACTTTCACAGATTTTGTCAAAGCGGCATTGAATGACGCAGACCCAGCATCAGACCTTCTCTTTAATCAGCAACCTTATATTTGCAACGAAGAAGGAAAGATTATTGTAGACAAAATCTATAAATTCGAAAACCTCCAGCATGATTTTGCAGATGCATGTAGGAGGATAGGTGTTCGCCCTGGCCTGGCATCTCACATCAGGGATCTTTTTCATGTTCCGCGAATCACACTACCTCGTTTGAATCGAGGTGATGGTAAAACTGCTCAGTATCAGAACTATTATGACTCTGGCATTCGCCGAGCCGTTGAAGATCGCTGCCAACAAGATCTAGTTACATTCAACTACTCGTTCGATGACTATGCTCGAACACCACAGCCTGTCCCTGTTACCTCTTCCGCTGACTCCTCATATTGACACGCGGCAAAGAGCATCTTGGGAGCAAAGACCCACAAATGGTTAGGAACATTATCACGTCGATTAAAGGTTCTCGAAAGCTCCAGCGATGGAGAAAAACCGCGAACCGAGAAGCCTGGCAACTTCAGCGTGATAATCCGCTTGAAGTTCCGTTTCACATGAAGCCGATCGCTCGCCAATTCGCGCGTGATGGACTGGCGGTGTTCTCAATCACAAAGCTCACTGGAGGCAAAGAATTACTCGACGGCCTTCGCAAAGAGTTCCGGGAAGGTTGCCACCGGCTTGCCGACGAAATTGAATCCAAACAAAATGCCTTACTTTCACCACACGATGAGAAGGATGGAAGCAAAGGTTACATTGTTCAGTTTCGGCCTTGGGAGGACAGCCCTCAGTACCAAACAGCCCTTGGTCAATTGGCGCTTCACCCAGACATCATATCGCTTGTCAACCATTACTTTCATTTGTACTCAAAAGTAATGACACCTTCTTACTGGAATACACTTGTTTCCGGGTCGGCAACCCCACGATCAAGTCAGCAGTGGCATCGAGATTACGAAGACGTACAAGTCGTAAAAGCATTCGTGTATCTAAATGATGTAGATGATGGCAATGGGCCGTTCCACTACATGAGAAAGACTCACGCAGGAGTTGGCCGTTGGACGAACCCCAAAACGTGGCGTGACTCCGAGGGTGGCGTCCGGGCACATGAGGACGACCTTTTTCAGGTTTTCGACCCCCAGAGGTGCGAGAAGATTACGGGAACCGTCGGAACGATGTTCATTGCTGACACAAAAGGTTACCACCGGGGAGGTCTTGCTATCGATCGCACCAGAGAACTTGCGTTTACGAGTTACAAATCACCGATCTTTCAAGCAAAAGGTCTTTCCGCCCCTTTTGAAAACCTACCCGAGAATGTTCACCCGGCGATCCGATTTGCCGCCCAACCCTGACGAACTCTTTCACGCTAGCGCCCTCAACCCGCTGATCCATCCATGAACCTCCTCCTCGTCAACGACACCAGCACGAACCCGAACCTGGGATGCCAGGTGACGATGTTCATGCTCAACCGATTGGTGGAACGCCACTTTCCGGGAGCGAGTGTCGAACGGATCTTTCTTTCGACGATCAATCATCCGTTCACAGAGGATGAGCGTCGGGATCTGCTGCCGTCGGAGGTAACGACGATCGAGCAATCGGCCGACCGGATGATGAGGTCGCCGTTGCCGGTGCTGACTGATCTGGTCGAGAAGCTAAGGTGGGCCGACCTGGTGGTGATCAACGGCGAGGGGTCGGTGCTGGAGGATCAGGCGAACTCGCGGATGGTCCTCATGATTTGCGACCTGGCGTCGCGGCTCGGGGCCGAATGCCACCTGATCAACTTCACGGCGCACCTGTCGCGGCCTTCGGCCGTGGAACTGGCCCGGCATGCCTTTGGCCGCTGTGCCACGGTTAGTGTCCGCGAACCACTTTCATATCTGCTGGTCAAGAAGTTCTTCCCGGATGTTCGACTCTTTCCCGACATCGTCATCGGGGTCCGAGAGGAACTGATCGGCCAGCTCAACGGGTCGCAACTGCCCGAACCTTTGGTGATGATCGGGGGAGGATCGGCGACCATTCGGATGGAACGCCAGCCGGTTCCTGGGGGACGGAAGCATCGGCTTGGCCGGCTTCTCGGCCTTGAACGCAGCGCCGCGCCGATGGACCGGCTCCGGAGACGATTCGGTCGGATTGTGCGTCGGCTCGTGGCGCAAGGAGTCCACGTTCGCCTGATGGGATGGCCGCGCGATGAGTGGCTGGAAGACCTGGCGATCGATCCCAGGGCCGTGTATGAGGTGCCCGACTTCCGCCGCTATGTCGAGGTCGCGGGCCGATCGGTCGTGAACTTCACGGGCCGGCACCACGGAAACGTCATGAGTGCCTCGGCCGGTTGCCCATTCATCACGACGACGGCGAATTGCTTCAAGAACTACGGCGATGTGATGCTCTTCGGCTCTCCCGGCCCCGTGCTGGAGATGGAACGGCTGGACGACGCGGCGGCCCTGACGGCGATCGAGCAAACCCTCGCCGATCCGGAGGGCCACCGGGCCGAGGCCGAGCGACGCCGCGACGCCATTCTTCCCTTTACCGACGGAGCGCTCAGGAATATCGGCATGCGGATTGACGACGTGGTCGATGCCGGTCTCATCGAGGGAGTGTCGG encodes:
- a CDS encoding sulfotransferase family protein, whose protein sequence is MSYSHNLKFVFIHIPKCAGTSIEKALQGQCKIENIGKFDQDFIEKNKLGLSSRFHLSGKHLAASDLRKLMGEEIFDSYFSFAFVRNPFSRLVSYYHFLKRHDSLEHEKAQVRLALHANTFTDFVKAALNDADPASDLLFNQQPYICNEEGKIIVDKIYKFENLQHDFADACRRIGVRPGLASHIRDLFHVPRITLPRLNRGDGKTAQYQNYYDSGIRRAVEDRCQQDLVTFNYSFDDYARTPQPVPVTSSADSSY
- a CDS encoding polysaccharide pyruvyl transferase family protein, which translates into the protein MNLLLVNDTSTNPNLGCQVTMFMLNRLVERHFPGASVERIFLSTINHPFTEDERRDLLPSEVTTIEQSADRMMRSPLPVLTDLVEKLRWADLVVINGEGSVLEDQANSRMVLMICDLASRLGAECHLINFTAHLSRPSAVELARHAFGRCATVSVREPLSYLLVKKFFPDVRLFPDIVIGVREELIGQLNGSQLPEPLVMIGGGSATIRMERQPVPGGRKHRLGRLLGLERSAAPMDRLRRRFGRIVRRLVAQGVHVRLMGWPRDEWLEDLAIDPRAVYEVPDFRRYVEVAGRSVVNFTGRHHGNVMSASAGCPFITTTANCFKNYGDVMLFGSPGPVLEMERLDDAAALTAIEQTLADPEGHRAEAERRRDAILPFTDGALRNIGMRIDDVVDAGLIEGVSGEAAANYVQHMTP